Proteins encoded by one window of Chryseobacterium aquaeductus:
- a CDS encoding aminopeptidase encodes MKNFSICLFLFWGVVQVSAQKDSIYIAAKLSKDKKIVEVNQKIVYHNHSETPLDSIKLLNWIAAYNKRGTSLVYRKLEDRDNSLHFAKPSELGKVLDLKINSGENLPASLNNLSEENLFFVLNKPLPIGESIILNLQYQLQLPDKKFTGYGTSENNIALKYFFIVPDHFDPDNIATRSYHDIEESVNFNTHWTINFDVPSNYFVESNLPHSDINSFDGYLDADPEFVFSKNEFPIIKVYTEDIQTEIKFGYAISQQEIQNLEFFLPLHLKFIKDKIGFVPQKLFISDKFRAKEDFFGNNDISFWKFRFKLFTDAEKVDMDYFGIIAKKILDQSIITDKEDYHWFKNGLKSYLETQYLKKFYGDTKLLGNLPETSIFGIKPLKWFHASDVKLLDRYGLAYQYIMSENLDQKIDEPFSALSNFNDMAISSFETGSLFSFSADKMGEENFNNLLKKYIAENRDQQINPEEFLKQLSEKDSSTDYLTEFLKHKKRINFKLKRFKAKDESLQIKIAKNTDEAIPVKLETQTRDGETKSYWIETEKNERLKTVDLPAENIYKITLNDDYIFPEANYRDNFLYTKGLFSNSKKIKFKLIKDIPNPEFNEIYLNPRIRFTNTYDKFLIGMNFKNQSLFDQKFLYSITPSFSTGTGKLTGSGAVAYSFLPAESIVQSLTFGVSGSYFHYDFDLAYRKASLYSNVNFRKDPRSTVSQGISFSYNYFQRDLNAKMIAEQDYDKYNLWALGYGYADNQMIHEKSFSISTQAMRDFNKITGEAFYRWEFAPRQKLSLRLFAGYFARNETRNNTFDFGIARVSDYSFSYNLLGQSATGGILSQQFILADGGFKSFIPGTVNQWITSFNVDTSVWKIFHIYADAGVYKNKNNPTQFIWDSGVKVRVIPDFLEIYFPVQSSLGFEPSFKDYGKRIRYTLILNLSTIINAARRGWY; translated from the coding sequence TTGAAAAATTTTAGTATTTGTCTTTTTTTGTTTTGGGGAGTTGTACAGGTGTCTGCACAAAAAGACAGCATTTATATTGCTGCAAAATTATCGAAGGACAAAAAAATAGTAGAAGTAAATCAGAAAATCGTTTACCACAATCACTCTGAAACGCCTTTAGACAGTATAAAACTTCTCAATTGGATCGCTGCTTACAACAAAAGAGGAACTTCTTTGGTGTACAGAAAACTTGAAGACAGAGATAACAGTCTTCATTTTGCAAAACCGTCAGAATTGGGTAAGGTTTTAGATCTGAAAATAAACAGCGGAGAAAATCTGCCAGCTTCTCTGAATAATTTATCAGAAGAAAATCTATTTTTTGTTTTAAATAAACCTTTACCGATCGGGGAAAGCATCATATTGAATCTTCAATATCAACTGCAACTTCCTGATAAAAAATTTACAGGTTACGGAACTTCTGAAAATAATATCGCTTTAAAATATTTCTTTATTGTTCCGGATCATTTTGATCCGGACAATATTGCTACAAGAAGTTATCACGATATTGAAGAATCTGTGAACTTCAATACTCATTGGACCATAAATTTCGATGTACCTTCAAATTATTTTGTAGAAAGTAATTTACCACACAGCGACATCAATTCTTTCGACGGATATTTAGATGCTGATCCTGAATTCGTTTTTTCAAAAAATGAGTTTCCGATTATCAAAGTATATACAGAAGACATTCAGACCGAGATTAAATTCGGTTACGCGATCAGTCAGCAGGAAATTCAGAATTTAGAATTTTTTCTTCCGCTTCATTTAAAATTTATCAAAGACAAAATTGGTTTCGTTCCTCAAAAACTATTTATTTCAGATAAATTCAGAGCCAAGGAAGATTTTTTCGGGAATAATGACATCAGCTTTTGGAAATTTAGATTTAAATTATTTACAGACGCTGAAAAAGTAGATATGGATTATTTTGGGATCATCGCCAAAAAAATTCTTGACCAAAGCATCATTACCGATAAAGAAGATTATCATTGGTTTAAAAACGGATTGAAATCTTATCTGGAAACCCAATATCTGAAAAAATTCTACGGAGACACCAAACTTTTGGGCAATCTTCCGGAAACCAGTATTTTTGGTATAAAACCTTTAAAATGGTTTCACGCTTCGGATGTGAAATTGCTCGACCGCTATGGTTTGGCGTATCAGTACATCATGTCTGAGAATCTGGATCAGAAAATAGATGAGCCTTTTTCTGCTCTCAGCAATTTCAATGACATGGCGATCAGCAGTTTTGAAACAGGAAGCCTTTTTAGCTTTTCTGCCGATAAAATGGGTGAAGAAAATTTTAATAATTTACTTAAAAAATATATTGCCGAAAACAGAGATCAGCAAATTAATCCTGAAGAATTTCTAAAACAGCTTTCGGAAAAAGATTCTTCAACCGATTATTTAACAGAGTTTTTGAAACACAAAAAAAGAATCAATTTTAAACTTAAAAGGTTCAAGGCAAAAGATGAATCTCTACAAATAAAAATTGCCAAAAACACCGATGAAGCCATTCCTGTAAAACTGGAAACTCAAACCAGAGATGGCGAAACAAAATCATATTGGATAGAGACAGAGAAAAATGAAAGGCTGAAAACCGTTGATCTTCCTGCAGAAAACATTTATAAAATCACACTCAATGACGATTACATTTTTCCGGAAGCCAATTACAGAGACAATTTTTTGTATACAAAAGGTTTGTTTTCAAATTCAAAAAAAATTAAATTTAAACTCATAAAAGATATTCCTAATCCTGAGTTTAACGAAATTTATCTGAACCCAAGAATAAGATTTACCAATACGTATGACAAATTTTTGATCGGAATGAATTTTAAAAACCAATCTTTATTTGATCAGAAATTCCTGTATTCCATCACACCATCGTTCAGTACAGGAACAGGAAAACTCACAGGTTCCGGTGCTGTTGCCTACTCTTTTCTTCCTGCGGAAAGTATTGTACAAAGTCTAACTTTCGGAGTTTCGGGATCTTATTTTCATTACGATTTTGATCTGGCTTACCGAAAAGCTTCACTATATTCTAATGTAAATTTTAGAAAAGACCCACGAAGCACCGTGAGCCAGGGAATCAGTTTTTCATACAATTATTTTCAAAGAGATCTGAATGCGAAGATGATTGCAGAACAAGATTATGACAAATACAATCTTTGGGCTTTAGGATATGGATATGCCGACAACCAGATGATTCATGAGAAAAGTTTCAGCATCAGCACTCAGGCAATGCGAGATTTCAATAAAATTACAGGAGAAGCCTTTTACCGATGGGAGTTTGCACCAAGACAAAAGTTGAGTTTAAGATTATTTGCAGGATATTTTGCAAGAAATGAAACAAGAAACAACACGTTCGATTTCGGAATTGCCAGAGTTTCAGATTATTCTTTTTCTTACAACCTTTTGGGTCAGAGTGCAACAGGCGGTATTTTATCCCAACAATTTATTTTGGCGGATGGCGGATTTAAATCGTTCATTCCCGGAACTGTAAATCAATGGATTACCTCTTTCAATGTTGACACAAGCGTCTGGAAAATCTTCCACATCTATGCAGATGCCGGAGTTTATAAAAATAAAAACAATCCTACACAGTTCATCTGGGACAGCGGTGTGAAAGTAAGGGTGATTCCTGATTTTCTTGAAATTTACTTTCCCGTGCAATCTTCTTTAGGATTTGAACCGAGCTTTAAAGATTACGGAAAACGCATCAGATATACCTTGATTCTGAATTTAAGTACAATCATAAATGCTGCAAGAAGAGGTTGGTACTAA
- a CDS encoding YkvA family protein, whose amino-acid sequence MKYSKINLAKQAISHKGFVKKIPDIFRMVNMWRKGEYPVKSMDLILPLIGLLYVLSPIDIIPDFIIVAGVLDDIAVLSLAIPKLIREVDKFLLWEAEKKHSTESSKIIDAEIIK is encoded by the coding sequence ATGAAATATTCAAAAATTAATTTAGCAAAACAAGCAATCAGCCATAAGGGATTTGTAAAAAAAATACCAGACATCTTCAGGATGGTGAATATGTGGAGAAAAGGAGAATATCCTGTAAAATCGATGGATCTTATTCTCCCATTGATCGGTCTTTTGTACGTGCTTTCGCCTATTGACATCATTCCGGATTTCATTATCGTTGCGGGTGTTTTGGATGATATTGCAGTATTGTCATTAGCAATTCCGAAGCTGATAAGAGAAGTAGACAAGTTTTTACTTTGGGAAGCCGAGAAAAAACACAGCACTGAAAGCTCTAAAATAATTGACGCTGAAATCATTAAGTAA
- a CDS encoding TlpA family protein disulfide reductase, with translation MKKLIVYVVVLVLLGVVFLVPAVRSKLKNAFFPIATIENAVHIEADDYDIDLQGINVSSTNMKNFRNKPVFLNFWGTWCPPCRKEWPSIQRLYDRRKEHIDFVLIAMKDEEQAVRKFLKENNYTVPVYIAQSPISEKLLPKAFPTTFLLDQNGRILIKEDAATDWDAESIHQFIDNIIK, from the coding sequence ATGAAAAAATTAATCGTATACGTTGTTGTACTTGTACTTTTGGGAGTTGTTTTTTTGGTTCCCGCAGTAAGAAGTAAGCTCAAAAATGCATTCTTCCCGATTGCAACGATAGAAAATGCCGTACACATTGAAGCTGATGATTACGACATTGATCTTCAGGGAATTAATGTATCCAGCACCAATATGAAGAATTTCAGAAACAAACCTGTTTTTTTGAATTTTTGGGGAACCTGGTGTCCGCCATGCAGAAAAGAATGGCCATCCATCCAAAGGCTTTACGACAGACGGAAAGAGCATATTGATTTTGTATTAATTGCGATGAAAGATGAAGAACAGGCTGTGAGAAAGTTTCTGAAAGAAAATAATTACACCGTTCCCGTCTATATTGCACAAAGCCCAATTTCAGAAAAATTACTTCCAAAAGCATTTCCAACCACGTTCCTGCTCGATCAAAACGGGAGAATTCTCATCAAAGAAGATGCTGCAACAGATTGGGATGCAGAATCTATCCACCAGTTTATCGATAACATCATAAAATAA
- the dusB gene encoding tRNA dihydrouridine synthase DusB — MIKIGNIELPEFPLLLAPMEDVSDPPYRRLCKLHGADMMYSEFISSEGLIRDAMKSRKKLDIFDYERPVGIQIFGGDEEAMAMSARIVETVNPDLVDINFGCPVKKVVCKGAGAGVLKDVDMMVRLTKAVVSSTSLPVTVKTRLGWDSNSINIDEVAERLQETGIKALTIHARTRGQMYKGEADWEHISRIKQNPNIEIPIFGNGDIDSPEKALEYKNKYACDGIMIGRAAIGYPWIFNEIKHFFATGENLAAPTISDRLLAVRQHAEWSAEWKGEKLGLIEMRQHYSNYFRGIPHFKDFRRKFLEAYSLVEMDEVIKETQGFYEEYQA, encoded by the coding sequence ATGATAAAAATAGGCAACATAGAACTGCCGGAATTTCCGCTTTTGCTCGCTCCGATGGAAGATGTAAGTGATCCTCCATATAGAAGATTGTGTAAATTACATGGTGCAGATATGATGTATTCAGAATTTATCTCTTCTGAAGGCTTGATTCGTGATGCGATGAAAAGCAGAAAGAAGCTGGATATTTTCGATTATGAACGACCTGTGGGAATCCAGATTTTTGGTGGTGATGAAGAAGCAATGGCGATGTCTGCAAGAATTGTAGAAACCGTAAACCCTGATTTGGTAGACATCAACTTTGGTTGTCCGGTAAAAAAAGTAGTTTGCAAAGGTGCCGGAGCCGGAGTTTTGAAAGATGTCGATATGATGGTTCGTTTGACAAAAGCTGTTGTGAGTTCGACAAGCCTTCCTGTAACCGTTAAAACTCGCTTGGGATGGGACAGCAATTCCATCAACATCGATGAAGTGGCTGAACGTCTTCAGGAAACCGGAATAAAAGCTTTGACGATTCACGCAAGAACACGCGGACAAATGTATAAAGGTGAGGCTGATTGGGAACATATTTCAAGAATTAAACAAAACCCGAATATTGAAATTCCTATTTTTGGAAACGGTGATATCGATTCTCCCGAAAAAGCTTTAGAATATAAAAATAAATATGCCTGCGACGGCATCATGATTGGTCGTGCCGCGATTGGTTATCCTTGGATTTTTAATGAAATCAAACATTTCTTTGCAACCGGAGAAAATCTTGCTGCACCTACGATTTCAGACCGACTTTTGGCTGTTCGTCAACATGCAGAATGGAGCGCAGAATGGAAAGGTGAGAAATTAGGCTTGATCGAAATGAGACAGCATTACAGCAATTACTTCCGTGGGATTCCTCATTTTAAAGACTTCAGAAGAAAGTTTCTTGAAGCATATTCTTTAGTAGAAATGGACGAAGTGATTAAAGAAACGCAAGGATTTTACGAGGAATATCAGGCGTAG
- a CDS encoding lamin tail domain-containing protein has translation MKKVFTFIGLVSIAAFSNAQIVINEIYTGGGILGAAITNDFIELKNIGSSTASLNGATIQYASATGAFTQYNNLPNITLGPGQTYLIQQGSDGLGGLINLLNPNLIVSVLLNIDGSPSVGVGVGLALTSGKVALASNATQVTSPTSANVLDFVGYGLVNQYEGAGSAPSPTILNSITRTNGDTNNNNVDFTITLPTPQSSGTLAVSNISNNSVKSQFIKNSFVKNEEITFGADVKEVKIYSLSGQLVKTASVKGGSTLNIAELQKGNYIVTGTVNNQLVSQKITKD, from the coding sequence ATGAAAAAAGTATTTACTTTTATCGGACTAGTTTCGATAGCTGCATTCTCTAATGCTCAGATCGTAATTAATGAAATCTACACCGGAGGCGGAATTTTAGGAGCCGCAATTACCAACGATTTCATAGAATTGAAGAATATTGGCAGTTCTACTGCCTCTCTCAATGGCGCGACCATTCAGTATGCATCTGCAACAGGTGCGTTTACTCAGTACAACAACCTACCCAATATTACTTTGGGTCCCGGACAAACGTATCTGATTCAGCAGGGATCTGATGGTTTAGGTGGACTGATTAATTTGCTCAATCCTAATCTTATTGTAAGTGTTCTTTTGAATATTGACGGTTCTCCTAGTGTCGGAGTAGGAGTTGGTCTTGCGCTTACCTCAGGAAAAGTTGCTCTAGCCAGCAACGCAACGCAGGTTACATCGCCTACATCTGCTAATGTTCTGGACTTTGTAGGATATGGTCTTGTAAATCAGTACGAAGGAGCGGGATCAGCGCCTTCGCCAACGATTCTCAATTCTATTACCAGAACAAATGGTGATACAAATAATAATAATGTTGATTTTACCATCACATTGCCGACTCCTCAATCATCTGGAACTTTGGCTGTAAGTAATATTTCAAACAATTCTGTGAAATCACAGTTTATCAAAAATTCATTTGTTAAAAATGAAGAAATCACATTCGGAGCAGATGTGAAAGAAGTGAAAATCTACAGCTTGAGCGGTCAACTTGTGAAAACTGCTTCTGTGAAAGGTGGATCAACCTTAAACATTGCAGAATTACAAAAAGGTAACTACATTGTTACAGGTACCGTAAATAATCAACTTGTCTCTCAGAAAATAACAAAGGATTAA
- the pyrF gene encoding orotidine-5'-phosphate decarboxylase, producing the protein MESKKEFFLECYKLGIIKFGRFTLKSGIESPFYVDLRPLASDPKILKNLANYLLDMLPLDNFDLICGVPYAALPMATAMSLESYIPLIIKRKEAKEYGTKKMIEGIYQKGQNCLLVEDVITSGKSLVETIAEVEQEDLKVADIVVVLDREQGGKQLLESKGYRVHTLFNISEVCTILQEEGELSDDEVKRIQDFLAGNHIQFEEKTRTSYQEKFENAQHSVSKKLLEIALAKESNLIASADVTTTQELLELAEKVGPHIIALKTHIDIISDFDYQNTIIPLKELASRHQFLLMEDRKFADIGNTQELQFTSGIFKITEWADFVTSQVIGGFESLDSFNNVGVVAIIGMSSKGTLTTNSYREEALKIALSHPNVIGGVSQNELPEDMLLFTPGVNLADSGDGKGQQYNTPSHVFKTLHTDFIIVGRGIYKSENPEEAALNYKTEGWNAYLESL; encoded by the coding sequence ATGGAAAGTAAAAAAGAATTCTTTTTAGAGTGCTACAAACTCGGCATCATCAAATTTGGAAGGTTTACCTTAAAAAGTGGAATTGAAAGTCCGTTTTATGTAGATTTAAGACCTTTAGCTTCAGATCCCAAAATTTTGAAAAATTTGGCAAATTATTTATTGGATATGCTTCCTTTAGATAATTTTGATCTGATCTGCGGAGTTCCGTACGCTGCCCTTCCGATGGCAACTGCGATGTCTCTCGAAAGTTACATTCCATTAATTATTAAAAGAAAAGAAGCCAAAGAATACGGAACAAAAAAAATGATTGAAGGAATTTATCAGAAAGGACAAAATTGTCTTTTGGTGGAAGATGTCATCACTTCCGGAAAATCTTTGGTAGAAACCATCGCTGAAGTTGAGCAGGAAGATCTGAAAGTTGCCGATATCGTTGTCGTTTTAGACAGAGAACAAGGTGGTAAACAACTTTTGGAAAGCAAAGGCTACCGAGTTCATACGCTTTTCAATATCTCAGAAGTTTGTACTATTTTGCAGGAAGAAGGTGAGCTTTCTGATGATGAAGTTAAAAGAATTCAGGATTTTCTTGCCGGAAATCACATTCAGTTTGAGGAGAAAACAAGAACTTCTTATCAGGAAAAATTTGAAAATGCACAACATTCTGTTTCAAAAAAATTATTAGAAATCGCTTTGGCAAAAGAGTCTAATCTTATTGCTTCTGCCGATGTTACAACGACTCAGGAATTACTTGAATTGGCAGAAAAGGTAGGACCACATATTATTGCTTTAAAAACTCACATCGATATTATTTCTGATTTTGATTATCAAAATACCATCATTCCATTGAAGGAACTGGCTTCAAGACATCAGTTTTTATTGATGGAAGACAGGAAATTTGCAGATATTGGAAACACTCAGGAATTGCAATTTACAAGCGGAATTTTCAAAATTACAGAATGGGCAGATTTTGTCACTTCACAGGTCATCGGAGGTTTTGAATCTTTAGACAGTTTCAATAATGTAGGCGTTGTCGCAATTATCGGAATGTCATCAAAGGGTACATTAACGACAAACAGCTATCGAGAAGAAGCTTTAAAAATAGCTCTTTCTCATCCCAATGTGATTGGAGGCGTTTCTCAAAATGAATTACCGGAAGATATGTTACTATTTACTCCGGGCGTCAATCTTGCAGATTCCGGTGATGGAAAAGGTCAGCAGTATAATACGCCGAGTCATGTTTTCAAGACGCTACATACAGATTTTATTATTGTAGGAAGAGGAATTTATAAATCTGAAAACCCTGAAGAAGCCGCTCTCAACTACAAAACCGAAGGTTGGAATGCTTATTTGGAGTCTTTGTAA
- a CDS encoding thioredoxin family protein: MQNYWNNTISFEEYLKIASQRLSNPDNPKDVEFKSYYELGIQRMDRTLKKFVIDEEQLHELKSKNFDGKILIISEAWCGDASATVPALVKFFEGQNEVKIFLRDSDTSLIDQFLTNGTQSIPKVIILDKDFKVKNSWGPRPKYGQELLLKYKANPEEYTKDQFYNDLRVYYSRNRGKDAIQEILELL, translated from the coding sequence ATGCAAAATTACTGGAACAACACAATCAGCTTCGAAGAATATCTTAAGATTGCCAGCCAAAGACTCAGCAATCCGGACAATCCGAAAGATGTAGAATTTAAATCTTACTACGAACTCGGCATCCAGAGAATGGACAGAACATTGAAAAAATTCGTCATTGATGAGGAACAATTACATGAATTAAAATCAAAGAATTTTGACGGAAAGATTTTAATAATTTCTGAAGCTTGGTGTGGTGATGCGAGTGCCACAGTTCCTGCTTTGGTAAAATTTTTTGAAGGTCAGAATGAAGTGAAAATTTTCCTAAGAGACAGCGACACAAGCCTGATTGATCAATTTTTGACCAACGGCACACAGTCTATTCCGAAAGTTATTATTTTAGACAAAGATTTTAAAGTAAAAAATTCTTGGGGACCTCGCCCGAAATATGGACAAGAATTGCTGCTGAAATACAAAGCAAATCCTGAAGAATATACCAAAGATCAGTTTTACAACGATTTGCGGGTTTATTATTCGAGAAACAGAGGAAAAGATGCAATTCAGGAAATTTTAGAATTATTATGA
- a CDS encoding T9SS type A sorting domain-containing protein — translation MKKIFTLLATSLLVISASAQTVFSATYDFAEAPGTDNGDITGSGFTVTPFSATGLTSTTTTNRFAWSGTTTASAPDAGKYFQITVTPSAGNTVSISSITFRSQRSGTGPRKYVVRASTDSYTANLPASISPANAELIVQGTNEFYFVNDISTGQNGNVVTPSSLNNISSAVTLRFYFYNAEAESGTFSVDDVVISGTITSGSLAVEDLNKKNKNFIKNTLVKNDEITFGADVKDLRIYSLTGQVVKSASVKDGTNLDVAELAKGNYIVTGTVNNQPVSQKILKD, via the coding sequence ATGAAAAAAATCTTTACGCTTTTAGCAACTTCTCTTCTGGTCATAAGTGCATCTGCACAGACCGTATTTTCAGCTACTTATGATTTTGCTGAAGCTCCGGGGACTGATAATGGAGATATTACAGGTTCTGGTTTTACTGTCACACCATTTTCTGCAACAGGACTTACTTCAACCACTACTACCAATAGATTTGCATGGTCTGGTACTACTACAGCTTCAGCACCAGATGCTGGAAAGTATTTCCAGATAACCGTAACACCAAGTGCAGGAAATACGGTTTCTATTAGCTCGATTACATTTAGATCACAAAGATCAGGAACGGGGCCAAGAAAATATGTGGTAAGAGCTAGTACTGATTCTTATACGGCAAATCTACCCGCATCTATCAGTCCTGCAAATGCTGAGCTTATTGTACAAGGAACTAATGAGTTTTATTTTGTAAATGATATTTCTACCGGGCAAAACGGAAATGTTGTGACACCTTCCTCATTAAATAACATTTCTTCTGCTGTCACATTAAGATTTTATTTTTATAATGCAGAAGCAGAATCAGGAACTTTCAGTGTAGATGATGTGGTGATTTCTGGTACAATCACCAGCGGTTCTCTCGCAGTTGAGGATTTAAACAAGAAAAATAAAAACTTCATCAAAAATACTTTGGTTAAAAATGACGAAATCACTTTTGGAGCCGATGTGAAAGATCTTAGAATCTATTCGCTCACAGGTCAGGTTGTGAAATCAGCTTCAGTAAAAGACGGTACTAATCTCGACGTCGCTGAGTTAGCAAAAGGAAATTACATCGTTACTGGAACGGTCAATAATCAACCTGTTTCTCAAAAGATATTGAAAGATTAA
- the aroC gene encoding chorismate synthase yields the protein MFNTLGNLLSLTTFGESHGLAYGGIINNFPAGLEVDVDKIQHELDRRKPGQSAIVTQRKESDTVKFLSGIFEGKTTGTPIGFMIENENQKSKDYDHIAKSYRPSHADFTYDQKFGIRDYRGGGKSSARETINWVVAGALAKQLLKDIEINAYVSSVGEIFCEKPYQALDFSKTESNEVRCPDTETAEKMISKIKEIKKEGNTIGGTITCVIKNVPVGIGEPVFSKLQAELAKAMLNINACKGFEYGSGFCGAKMTGSEHNDVFNTDFTTKSNLSGGIQGGISNGMDIYFRVAFKPVATILRPQDSVDKDGNAVTVEGKGRHDPCVVPRAVPVIESLAAFVLADLFLINKTRNLNQF from the coding sequence ATGTTCAATACTTTAGGGAATCTGCTCAGCCTGACGACTTTCGGCGAAAGTCATGGTCTGGCATACGGCGGAATCATCAATAATTTTCCGGCAGGTCTGGAGGTTGATGTAGACAAAATCCAACATGAGCTAGACCGCAGAAAACCCGGTCAGTCGGCAATCGTAACGCAGCGAAAAGAAAGCGACACCGTGAAATTCCTTTCAGGAATATTTGAAGGAAAAACCACCGGAACTCCTATCGGTTTTATGATTGAGAATGAAAATCAAAAATCAAAAGATTACGATCATATAGCAAAATCGTATCGTCCGAGTCATGCAGATTTCACATACGATCAAAAATTCGGCATTCGTGATTATCGTGGTGGCGGAAAATCTTCTGCGCGCGAAACCATCAATTGGGTAGTTGCTGGCGCTTTGGCAAAACAACTTTTAAAAGATATTGAAATCAATGCTTATGTTTCTTCCGTTGGCGAAATTTTCTGTGAAAAACCTTATCAGGCTTTAGATTTTTCTAAAACCGAAAGTAATGAAGTTCGTTGTCCTGATACTGAAACTGCCGAAAAAATGATTTCGAAAATCAAAGAAATTAAGAAAGAAGGAAATACCATCGGCGGAACAATCACTTGTGTCATCAAAAATGTTCCTGTAGGAATTGGCGAACCGGTTTTTTCTAAATTACAGGCAGAACTGGCGAAAGCAATGCTGAATATCAATGCCTGCAAAGGCTTCGAGTACGGAAGTGGTTTTTGTGGTGCAAAGATGACGGGAAGCGAACACAACGATGTTTTTAACACCGACTTCACTACAAAATCAAATTTGTCTGGTGGAATTCAAGGTGGAATTTCAAACGGAATGGATATTTATTTCCGCGTAGCTTTCAAACCTGTGGCAACTATTTTAAGACCTCAAGACAGCGTTGACAAAGATGGAAACGCCGTAACTGTGGAAGGAAAAGGCAGACACGATCCTTGTGTAGTACCTAGAGCGGTGCCTGTGATAGAAAGTCTTGCAGCTTTTGTTTTAGCAGATCTTTTTCTGATCAACAAGACAAGAAATTTAAATCAATTTTAA